Genomic window (Streptomyces sp. RerS4):
ACTGACCGCTCCCCTTTCCATTTCCCTTTCCCCTCCGCCGACCACTCCCCCGCCGGTCCCGTGTCACACGGGACCGGCGGGGGGCGACACCGAGTCGAGCAGCCGGGCGGTGTGCACCCGCCCGGCGTGCTCGACCAGCCTGATCAGCACTTCCTTCCCCGAGTCCCGGTCCCGCGCGTCACACAGCACCACCGGGGTCCCCTGATCCAGGTCCAACGCCCGCGCCACCTCGTTCGCGTCGTAACGACGCGCGTCGGCGAAACAGTTGACGGCCACCACGAACGGGATCCGCCGGTGCTCGAAGTAGTCGACGGCCGGGAAGCAGTCCTCCAGCCGCCGGGTGTCGGCCAGGACCACCGCGCCCAGCGCGCCCTGCGAGAGCTCGTCCCACAGGAACCAGAACCGGTCCTGGCCGGGCGTCCCGAACAGGTACAGCGACAGGCCCTCGCGGATCGTGATCCGCCCGAAGTCCATGGCGACGGTCGTCGTGGTCTTACGGTCCACCCCGGCCGTGTCGTCGACCAGTTCGCCCGCCTCGCTCAGCAGTTCCTCCGTCCGCAGCGGTCGGATCTCGCTGACCGCGCCGACGAGCGTGGTCTTGCCGACGCCGAAACCCCCGGCCACGAGGATCTTCAGCGCGAGTGCGGCCAGCTCCTCCTCTTCGCCGTCACCCGAACCCGCAGGTCCCGGATCCGCAGGTCCCGGATCCGCAGGTCCCGAATCCGCATGTCCCGAACCCGCCTGCCCCGCCGGCCCGTTGTCGTGCAGTCCCATCACAGTGC
Coding sequences:
- a CDS encoding ATP/GTP-binding protein translates to MAALALKILVAGGFGVGKTTLVGAVSEIRPLRTEELLSEAGELVDDTAGVDRKTTTTVAMDFGRITIREGLSLYLFGTPGQDRFWFLWDELSQGALGAVVLADTRRLEDCFPAVDYFEHRRIPFVVAVNCFADARRYDANEVARALDLDQGTPVVLCDARDRDSGKEVLIRLVEHAGRVHTARLLDSVSPPAGPV